From the Sanguibacter sp. HDW7 genome, the window GCTGAAGGTGTCGGCGCCCGTCGCGACCGAGTCCGGACATCAGAGCTACCTCAGATGGTCGGCCTGCTGGGCTCGCGACGTCTACGCCAACTTCAGCCTCACGCTCGTCGACTACACCGAGATCCGCATCGGCAACCGCGTGATGTTCGGTCCGAACGTCACCATCTCGACCGCCGGACACCCGATCGACCGGACGCAGCGCGCCCGTGCCGCGTCATCCGCGAGATCGGCGAGCACGACCGTGAGTTCTACTGGCGAGACCGCCGGGTGGACGTCGACGAGAACCTCGTGCCGATCCCGCCCGCCGACGGCGAGCCGGCCTGAGAGGCGTCGCACGCTGCCCGTCGGAGCGGGTATGCTCTTCGAGGTCCTCCGCGAGGTCGACCACGCGCCCGTAGCTCAACGGATAGAGCATCTGACTACGGATCAGAAGGTTGGGGGTTCGAATCCCTCCGGGCGCACCACCTGACGAGAGCCACCCTGCGGGGTGGCTCTCGTCGTCTCACGCCCTGTGCCAGGGCCTGTCCGGGGCCGTCGGCGCGGGCGCGGACGCGACCTCGATCGCGTAGGTCGGGCGTCCGGGCTGCTCGACGGGGCCCCGGTAGACGTGGCCCGTGAGGCGGCACCACGCGGGCAGGTCGATCGGTGCGACGGGGTCGGTCGACGTGAGGTGGACGACGGTTCCCGCCTCGAGGGTCATGACGTGCCGGCGCAGGTGGATGAGCAGGCGTGCGCAGCCGAGGTCGCCGCCGTCGACGCGCCAGATGCCGTCGTCGCCGAGCTCCGCGTCGACCGTCGGGGGCAGCGTCACGCGACCGTCGTGCCCGTGGCGGGCTCGACGCCGCGCAGCGGCGCCCAGGCCCACGGCAGGAGGCGCGCGACGACGCCGAGGACGACGGCGATGCTCAGCGCGCCCAGCCCGAGAGCGAACGGTGGCCACTCTCCGCCGCGGACGAACATCACGAGGGCGAGGATGAGCGCGGCCGGGAGCGACGCGACGGTGGCGATCTCGCCGCGGGTGGGGCGGCCCGTGCGCGCGCGGGCGAGCCCGCGGACGACAGGCGCGAGGACGAGGCCGACGGCGGCGCCCGCCGCGACGCCAGCCAGCGTGCCGAAGATCGCAGTGAGCGGCCCGTACTCGAGCGCGTCCCACGAGGCGGCGATGCCCATGAGCAGGCCGGTGATCGTGCCGGCGACGAGGCCGAGCGCGACCGAGCGCGCGACGATGCTCCCGTGCGGGCCGTCGTAGCCGGGGCGGCTCGTGTCGCTCATGGCCCGACCCTACCGGCGGGCGCGCAGCGGAGCGACGGGTGCGGCCGGGTTCGCAGGCACGTGGGATCCGTGGCAGGATATGGAAGCGTTCCCACGACGGCGAAGGAGCCCCCATGCGCGTGCCCGACGGCTTCGCCCTCGGAGCGGCCACAGCCGCCTACCAGATCGAGGGCGCTGCGGCCGAGGACGGACGCGGCCCGTCGATCTGGGACACCTTCAGCCACGTCCCGGGGACCATCCTCGGCGACGACACCGGCGACACGGCCGTCGACCACTATCGCCGCGTCGAGACCGACCTCGACCTCATGGCGCACCTCGGTCTCGACGCCTACCGCTTCTCGATCTCCTGGCCGCGCGTCCTCCCCCGGGGCCGCGGTCAGGTCAACCGTGCCGGGCTCGACTTCTACTCCCGGCTCGTCGACGGGCTGCTCGAACGTGGCATCACGCCCGTCGCGACGCTCTACCACTGGGACCTGCCGCAGGCGCTGCAGGACACCGGCGGCTGGCTCGACCGCAGCACCGCCCACGCGTTCGCCGACTACGCGCACGTCGTCGGCACCGCCCTGGGCGACCGCGTCGACACGTGGACGACGCTCAACGAGCCCTGGTGCTCCGCCTACCTCGGGTACGGCTCCGGCGGGCACGCGCCCGGCCTCACCGGGCGCGAGGAACCGCTCGTCGCAGCCCACCACCTGAGCCTCGCGCACGGCTCCGCGATCGCCGCGCTGCGCCCCGTCGTGAAGCCGGACGCCAAGTTCTCCGTCACCCTGAACTTCCACGTCTTCACGCCCGACGGCCCCACCGGCCCCGCCGCCGTCGAGAAGGTCGACGCCCTCGCCAACGACACGTTCCTCGTCCCCATGGTCGAGGGGCGGCTCTCCGAGCGGCTCGTGCGCGTCACCGAGGACGTCACCGACTGGTCGTTCGTCCGCGACGGCGACCTCGCGACGATCGCACAGCCGCTCAGCAACCTCGGCGTCAACTACTACTCATCGAACGCCGTGCGGATGTGGGACGGGAGCGGCGAGCGCGAGCTCGCCGACGGCCACCGGCGCGGCGCGACGTCCGCCTGGCCCGGCGCCGAGGACGTCGACTTCCTCGCCATGCCCGGCCCGCACACGGCGATGGGCTGGAACATCGACCCCGACGCGCTCGGCCGGCTGCTGCGCGGCCTGTCAGCCCGCTACCCGGAGCTGCCGCTCGTCATCACCGAGAACGGCGCGGCCTTCGACGACGAGGTCGCGCCCGACGGCGCGATCCACGACGCCGACCGCACCGACTACGTCCGACGCCACCTCGCCGCCGCGCTCGACGCGCGCGCCGACGGCGTCGACCTGCGCGGCTACTTCGTGTGGTCGCTCCTCGACAACTTCGAGTGGCGCTACGGCTACGCCCGCCGCTTCGGCATCGTCCGCGTCGACTACGACACCCTCGAGCGCACCCCGAAGGATTCGGCGCACTGGTACCGCGGCGTCCTAGCGACCCGCACGCTCTGACGCCCACCTTGATCGCGAGATAGGGGTGTGCCGTCGAGATAGGGGTCTGTAGGCCCCTATCTCGGCGCGCGACCCCTATCTCGCGACGGGTGGCGCGACTCTAGAGCTCGCCGCCGCTCAAAGCCGTCGACGGCGACCGCTCGGTACGGGATCATGCGGCATGGCCATCTTTCCTCCCGTCCCGCGTCTGCTCGACGCTGCCCTCCGCGACGGAACCGTCGTGCGGGTCGAGCGCGTCGACGGGGACAGCTGCGACGGTCGTGTCCTCGCGCTCGGGCGTCGCTGGGTGATCCTCGCTCAGCTGGCCGATCTCGGGCACCCGGACGGGCTCACGGTGCGCAGGCTCCGCGACGTCGACCACGTCACCCCGGCGCCTCTCAGCCAGCGCGCGTCCGCTCACCTCGTCGACTGGCCACCCACCGCGCCTGACGTCGACCTCGACAGCACCCGCGCGATGCTCGCGTCATTGCTCACCGCCGACACGCTCGTCGGCATCGAGTGCATCGACGAGCCGGACCAGCGCTGGTACGGGCTCCCGCACGCGCTGCGCCGACGGGACCTCGACCTCTGGGAGCTCTCGCCCCAGTGCACGTGGCATGCGACCGAGTCCAGCTGGAGGCTGGGCAGCCTCACCGAGGTCGTCATCGGCGACCGCTACGGGACGACGCTCGGCTCCCTCGCGCCTACGCCCCCGATCGCCCCGGAGGACAGCAGGTGGGCCCACGAGATCGACCGGCCACGCGAGGATGGTGTCCGTGCGCGTTGACGTCACGGACGAGCTGCCGCTCCCGGTCGTCGTCGGGCTCGGGCAGCGCGTCGTCGTCGGCACCGCGACCCTTCCGGAGGGAACGGTCCTCCTCCTCGAGCTACGGATCGACGTCTGGGGCGACACTCGACGGCCCCGGGCCGATATGCGGCTCACGGCGGCCCTCGACATCGTCGCCGTCCTCGACCCGACCCCGTGGCGCCACGCCGGCGAGGCCTGGGCCGCCGCGACAGGGGACTGGTTCTTCTACGAGCCGTATGCGCCGGACGAGCTGCACGGCGCCGTCATCGACTGGCACGAGGACCCGGCCGACTTCGTGACCCTGCTGCGCGACCGCGACCATGACGACCTCGCTCGGGAGCTCGAGGCCGAGGCGCACGGGAAGCTCGCCGTCGAGGAGATCGTTTCCATCGGCTCCGACGGCGTGCACGAGGTCGTGGAGATCACCTTGCGGGACATCGACCCACGGCTCGACCCCGACATCGGGGGGCGAGGCAGGTTCGTCCAACGACGCTTCTCCCTCGAGATCTGCCCAGGGTGCGGAGCGCCCGACGAGCACATCGGTCGGCACATCGTCGGGCGGACCACGGACGAGATCCGCACCAAGGTCGCCGCACTCCTCCATGAGCTGGACGGCGCGCCTCGTCGCCTGTGGGACGACGAGCTGCGGGCGCGGTTCGACGTCGTCGCGCACGACCGGTGGTCGACGCTCGGATGGTACGGACCGGCGCGCCGGTCGGACCGGCACGTATACGTCGATGCGGTGCGGCACGACGAGCCGACCTTCGGTCCGGTCACCGTGGGTGCCGGCACCGCAGAACCCGGGGACGTCATGCTCCAGGGTGGTCTCGTCCTCCGGACGGACCCCGCGACGGGCGTCGTCCGCGGTGCCTGGTTGCCCCGACGTCCGTGGCGCAGGTACCGCGCTGAGTCCTTGAGCGGCCTCGAGACGGAGGGGTGGACGGCGTTCGTCAGGCAGGCTGCTGCCGGTCGCGCCCAGAGGCGCGAGCCTGCCGCTCGCTGGCGCGACAGCTGGGTGGCCGGACGTCCCCACAACGGCAGATCCGTCCGCATCGGGGAGGACCTCGTCCTCGCCGTCGGGATGTCGGGCGCCGTGGCAGGCTGGATGATCGACCGTGACGACGACGCCCGCCGTCGCGTGGTGCGAGGGCGGGCGTCGGGTGGGGCGTCGGGCCGGTAGGCCCGGCCCGGTGTCACTCCGCGAGGAGCAGGTAGAGGGCGCGACGCGCCTCGTCGAGCTTCTCGGCGGCGGCCGTCTTCTGGTCGTCGGTGCCGCTGTGGCGGAGCTGCTGGATCGCGCCACGGAGCTTCATGGCCGACTCGTGGAAGGTCGCGTCGGCGGCGGAGAGGCCGGGGGTCGACGCCCAGGTGGCGGCGATCGCATCGGCGTTGTCGGTGACGTAGGTGCGACCCTCGTCCGTGAGCGAGTGCTCCGTGGAGCGGCCCTCGCCGGTCGTCGTGACGAGGCCCTCGTCGACGAGCTGCTGGAGCGTGGGGTAGACGGAGCCGGGGCTCGGGCGCCAGGCGTCGCCGGTCTTCTCGGCGATGGCCTTGATGAGGCCGTAGCCGTTCGACGGGGCGTCGGCGAGCAGCGAGAGCACGGCGAGGCGGACGTCGCCCCGTCCGGCGCGGCGCCCGCGTCCGCCGCGGGGGCCGAAGCCGGGTCCGCCTGGGCCGAAGCCGGGGCCGCCGGGTCCGAATCCGCTGCGTCCGCCACGGTGGCCGCGCGGGCCGCCGTCGCGACCGAAGCCGTCGTGGCGGTTGTGCTCGCGTCGCGGTCCGCGGCGCTCGAAGCTGGAGTTCATGGGGTTCCTCATGGAAGTCCTCCTGGTGTTGTGGAGGGAGGATCTCTCCCTCGCGATACTTCACGATATATCGCTTACATATCGCCCGTCAATGCCCTCTCTCCTGTCCGCGCCCGCCTTCCTCCCGGCGGACGGCGGGAGAGGGGATCGACGCCGGCCCGTGGGGTGCGGGAGCATGTGCCATGGCAACCTCTCGCTCGGTCCTGCGGTGGCACGCCGCCGCGCCCGCTGACACTCGCTGGGGCGACGAGATGCGACGGGACACGAGCAGCGATGCACCCTGACGACCGAGCGCGTACCCGGGGCCTGCTCGAGTTCCGTCGCGCGTTCCATCTCCGCTTCGCGAGCGTTCCCGACGACGAGGGCGGCTTCTACGACGCCGTCGACCGGCTCCCCGACGTCGCGTATCTCGCCCTGCGCCAGGGCGCGTCGCCTGCGCAAGCGGCACGACGCCTCAACGACGAGTGGGACGCGCTCGCCGAGTCGGGCGGGTACGCGAGCGACGACGAGCTCGCCGACTGGCTTGCCGAGCACGGCCCCGCGGCGCGTGACGGGGCGATCGCATGGGCGGATGACGCTGCCGACGACGCCCCGCCGAGCGAGGCCGAGCCGCAGCTGCGCGTGGTCCGTACACCGCCGGACGCGGGGCGTCCCGTCCTGCCCGCGTTCCTCGACCTCTGGCCCGGGTTCCTCTACGGCGTCGTCCGGCTCCCGGGCGGGACGGTGCTCGTCACCGAGGTGTGGGCGCAGTGGTCTCGGGGCCCGAGCCGCGACCTCGGTGACGACGAGAGCACCCTCGAGATGTACGTCGAACACGTCGAGATGCTCGACCCGGCACCCTGGCCCACCGACGCCGACGCGTGGGACCAGGTCGGACTCGACTGGGCGTTCTACGCGGAGGACAGGTGGGTCGACGTGCTCGGCGGGGCGACCTTCGACTGGTACGTCGAGGCCGATGACATCGAGACGCTCCTGCGGCCACACCTCAGGGCGGCCGACCTGCGCCGTGCCGTGGCCGCGGCCCGGGGTCGTCTCGAGGTCGACGAGCTCGTACCCGCAGGATCGCGTGGGAGGCACGGCCTCGTCGAGATCGTGGCGCGCACAGGTGAACCGCCTGACGCTCCGGGCTTCGACCCGGAGAACTACCGTCTCCTCAAGCGTCGGCTGTTCCTCGAGACGTGCCCGCACCCCGCAGGGACGTGTGACCACACCGGGCGGCGTGTCGTCGTCGCGCGGACCGACGACGAGGTGCGCACCCGCGTCGACGAGCTCCTGCGCGAGGTGGGTGCCACCCCGCGGTCGCGGTGGGTCGACGAGCTCGCCGCACGCTTCGACGTCGTCGTGCCGGGCGTGCCGCTGCGTATCGGCTGGTACGGACCCGAGCGGCCGTCGGACCGGTTCACGTACGCCTCTGCCGCGCCGACGGACAGGCCGGAGTGCGGGCCCGTCGACGTCGGCGGTGGGCAGCCCAAGCCGGGCGACGTCCTCGTGCCCGGTGGCCTCGTCCTGCGGACCGACCCGGCGACAGGGGGTGTCCGAGGAGCGTGGCTCCGACGGCGCCCGTGGCGCCGCCGCGCACGGCGATGGCTGCCGCGGCTGACGGACGCCGCGTGGAGCATCACCTTCGACAGCGTGGCCGCCGATGCGCCGGGCAGGGCGGCCGCGCGCCGAGGCGACGTCTGGGCCGGCGGACGCGTCGACGACGTCCCTCTCTACCGGGTCGGCGACGACCTGTGGCTCGCGATCGGCTCGTCGGGCGCCATCGCTGGATGGGTGGTCCGGCGAGGACGTCGGCGCCTGCCGACCTGAACGCCCGCCGTACCCCGCGAGCTAGGGGCCTGCCGCCGAGGTAGGGGGCTACAGGCCGCTACCTCGACGGCAGACCCCTATCTCGCGAAAGTGGGCACTGTCTGGTGAGGGTGGCGGTCGGTAGGGTCGGGGCATGAGTGCGCCTCGGTGGGTCGTTGCAGGTGGTCGCGCGGTTCGGGGCTGGGCATCCGGCCTCTCGACCACGGGGCTGTGGGTCGCGCTCCTCTTCTTCTGCGCGTCGCTCACGCCCTCGCTCATCCCGCGCGTCTGGTTCTACCAGGCGATCGTCTCGGGCTTCTCGCTCGCCGTCGGCTACGGCGTCGGCCGCGCGTGCCTCGGCCTCGTCCGGATGCTCGGCTTCCGGCGGCCGCCGTCGGCGGCCGCCCAGCGGCGCTGGCTCCTTGCGCTCGGCGTCGTCGCCCTCGTGGCCGTCCCGACGATGATGATCCTCGGCGCCCGCTGGCAGGACCGCATCCGGGGCCTCATGGGCGCCGAGCCAGGCCCCGCCTGGAACGCCCCGACGCAGGCCGTTGTCGCGGTCCTCCTCGCCGTCGCCCTGCTCCAGGCCGTGCGCGGACTGCGCTGGTGCGTGCGCCGCGTCGCACGCCTCGTCGGTCGATGGGTGCCCGCGCCGACCGCGCGCCTCGTCGGGTTCGTCGTCGTCGCCGTCCTCGCGGTGCTCGTCGTCGACGGCACCGTCGTCCGCGGCGCGCTCTCCGCGCTCAACTCGATCTACGCGAACGTCGACGACGGCACCCGCGAGGGTGTCGTCGCCCCGACGAGCCCGCTGCGATCGGGCTCGCCCGACTCCACGCAGGACTGGGACACGCTCGGCATCCAGGGCCGCACGTTCGTCGCCGGCGGGTTCGACGACGCGACGATCGCTGACGTCGCCGCACGTCGCGGAATCCCCGCCGACGACGTCCGCAGCCCCGTGCGCACGTACGCGGGCATGTCGTCGGGCGAGACCCTCGACGACGTCGCCGCGAACGTCATCGCCGAGCTCGACCGCACCGACGCGTGGTCGCGCAGCGTGCTCGCCGTCGTCACGACGACGGGCACCGGCTGGGTCGACCCCTCGTTCTCCGACGCGTTCGAGCTCATGCACTCGGGTGACACTGCGATCGCCGCCATGCAGTACTCCTACCTGCCGAGCTGGGTGTCGTTCGTCGGTGACCGCTCGACGCCGCCCGCCGCGGGCCGCGCCCTCTTCGAGGCCGTCTACGAGGCCTGGTCCGCGCGCCCTGAGGGTGAGCGGCCACGGCTCGTCGCGTACGGCCTCTCGCTCGGCAGCTACGGCGGACAGGGCGCGTTCA encodes:
- a CDS encoding PadR family transcriptional regulator; protein product: MNSSFERRGPRREHNRHDGFGRDGGPRGHRGGRSGFGPGGPGFGPGGPGFGPRGGRGRRAGRGDVRLAVLSLLADAPSNGYGLIKAIAEKTGDAWRPSPGSVYPTLQQLVDEGLVTTTGEGRSTEHSLTDEGRTYVTDNADAIAATWASTPGLSAADATFHESAMKLRGAIQQLRHSGTDDQKTAAAEKLDEARRALYLLLAE
- a CDS encoding sulfurtransferase TusA family protein, which gives rise to MTLPPTVDAELGDDGIWRVDGGDLGCARLLIHLRRHVMTLEAGTVVHLTSTDPVAPIDLPAWCRLTGHVYRGPVEQPGRPTYAIEVASAPAPTAPDRPWHRA
- a CDS encoding GH1 family beta-glucosidase translates to MRVPDGFALGAATAAYQIEGAAAEDGRGPSIWDTFSHVPGTILGDDTGDTAVDHYRRVETDLDLMAHLGLDAYRFSISWPRVLPRGRGQVNRAGLDFYSRLVDGLLERGITPVATLYHWDLPQALQDTGGWLDRSTAHAFADYAHVVGTALGDRVDTWTTLNEPWCSAYLGYGSGGHAPGLTGREEPLVAAHHLSLAHGSAIAALRPVVKPDAKFSVTLNFHVFTPDGPTGPAAVEKVDALANDTFLVPMVEGRLSERLVRVTEDVTDWSFVRDGDLATIAQPLSNLGVNYYSSNAVRMWDGSGERELADGHRRGATSAWPGAEDVDFLAMPGPHTAMGWNIDPDALGRLLRGLSARYPELPLVITENGAAFDDEVAPDGAIHDADRTDYVRRHLAAALDARADGVDLRGYFVWSLLDNFEWRYGYARRFGIVRVDYDTLERTPKDSAHWYRGVLATRTL
- a CDS encoding alpha/beta-hydrolase family protein yields the protein MSAPRWVVAGGRAVRGWASGLSTTGLWVALLFFCASLTPSLIPRVWFYQAIVSGFSLAVGYGVGRACLGLVRMLGFRRPPSAAAQRRWLLALGVVALVAVPTMMILGARWQDRIRGLMGAEPGPAWNAPTQAVVAVLLAVALLQAVRGLRWCVRRVARLVGRWVPAPTARLVGFVVVAVLAVLVVDGTVVRGALSALNSIYANVDDGTREGVVAPTSPLRSGSPDSTQDWDTLGIQGRTFVAGGFDDATIADVAARRGIPADDVRSPVRTYAGMSSGETLDDVAANVIAELDRTDAWSRSVLAVVTTTGTGWVDPSFSDAFELMHSGDTAIAAMQYSYLPSWVSFVGDRSTPPAAGRALFEAVYEAWSARPEGERPRLVAYGLSLGSYGGQGAFSGLQDMAARTDGALWVGTPGFTDLWNDLAQHRDAGSPQIQPVLDGGHTVRWSATPGDASNLFDLPGEWPDPRIVYLQHPSDGVTWWNPDLVLGKPDWLREKRGAAVLPEMEWIPFVTFLQVTGDLMVAGDVPPGYGHSYHLEYVDGIAAVTAPERWTEADRTIIRDLMAEQPVES